Proteins encoded in a region of the Clostridium beijerinckii genome:
- a CDS encoding phosphatase PAP2 family protein, producing MEVIQNIDNNILEFIQIHMRTPILDKVMPLITILGSKLTIWTFIALILIVGKKYRKYGIMIICSLILCFIVGNLGLKPLVARTRPFNAEPILNMIHMKLPTDFSFPSGHTMCSFAPATIINYMNKRAGILALTLSTLIGFSRLYLYVHYPSDVFAAMVIGLLIGNLVIAAFNKRALSSILS from the coding sequence ATGGAAGTGATTCAGAACATAGATAATAATATTTTAGAATTTATACAAATCCATATGAGGACTCCCATTTTAGATAAGGTTATGCCACTAATAACTATACTTGGAAGCAAACTTACTATATGGACGTTTATTGCTTTAATACTTATAGTAGGAAAAAAATATAGGAAGTATGGTATTATGATCATATGCTCTTTGATATTATGTTTTATTGTAGGAAATTTAGGTTTAAAACCTTTGGTAGCCAGAACTCGTCCTTTTAATGCTGAACCAATATTAAATATGATTCATATGAAGCTGCCAACAGATTTTTCTTTTCCGTCAGGCCATACTATGTGTTCATTTGCACCAGCAACTATAATTAATTATATGAATAAGAGAGCTGGGATACTTGCATTAACTCTAAGTACATTAATAGGCTTTTCAAGGTTATACTTGTATGTACATTATCCATCAGATGTTTTTGCAGCGATGGTTATTGGGCTTTTAATAGGTAATTTAGTTATTGCAGCATTTAATAAAAGAGCATTAAGTTCTATTTTGAGCTAA
- a CDS encoding VanZ family protein produces MKNEQERIPKGNEVLMGNSEVMNAKLRRFILMGTLLYTILILYFMFLGFSRLDHRINNDQYTFMFVPEGVPLRFPKLTMSWLYDFGNIAAFIPFGIVIPLLYRIRFRKFLTLFILVISFLEVLQSLTFMGTFDIMDIISNTLGAIMGFVGYRVGFSSEITFKKLVASAVSILMLIVGVMVVSETIDYGVHVNERIGPVQALNEANTTMPITNSFSTFTVEDEAVQPKFNLFGSSDGIDKEYLFNLGKKNLWLYANYGIPDGEEYKGSVTIMINGEEFTQFTDQDKDSRMMKLKTFFDSEIKDVKIIVTGNAKVWDVSIAEIKHWWE; encoded by the coding sequence ATGAAAAACGAACAAGAAAGAATTCCAAAGGGGAATGAAGTTTTGATGGGGAATTCTGAGGTTATGAATGCTAAATTACGTAGATTTATTCTTATGGGAACTCTATTATATACAATTTTAATATTGTATTTCATGTTCTTGGGATTTAGTAGGCTAGACCATAGAATCAATAATGATCAGTATACATTTATGTTTGTGCCAGAAGGGGTTCCGCTAAGATTTCCGAAACTAACGATGTCATGGTTATACGATTTTGGAAATATTGCTGCTTTTATACCTTTTGGAATAGTAATTCCATTGTTGTATCGTATACGTTTTAGAAAGTTTTTAACATTGTTCATATTAGTGATTTCTTTTTTGGAAGTGTTGCAGTCCTTAACTTTTATGGGCACATTTGACATCATGGATATTATATCTAATACATTAGGTGCAATCATGGGATTTGTAGGGTATAGAGTAGGATTTTCTTCTGAGATTACGTTTAAAAAACTAGTTGCTTCTGCAGTATCTATTCTTATGCTAATCGTCGGGGTTATGGTGGTTTCTGAAACAATCGATTATGGTGTACATGTTAATGAAAGAATAGGACCTGTCCAAGCATTAAATGAAGCTAATACAACCATGCCAATAACTAATAGTTTTTCAACTTTTACGGTTGAAGATGAGGCAGTACAGCCTAAATTTAATCTGTTTGGAAGTAGTGATGGAATAGATAAGGAGTATTTATTTAATTTAGGCAAGAAAAATCTATGGCTCTATGCCAATTATGGTATTCCAGACGGAGAAGAATATAAGGGTTCCGTTACGATTATGATTAATGGGGAAGAGTTTACTCAGTTCACTGATCAAGACAAAGATAGCCGTATGATGAAGTTAAAGACGTTTTTTGATTCGGAAATAAAAGACGTTAAAATTATAGTTACTGGAAATGCTAAGGTATGGGATGTTAGTATCGCGGAAATAAAGCATTGGTGGGAGTAA
- a CDS encoding DUF6304 family protein: MVKVKYSAIYTDNFGCEQAELYFLKGGLQFNIRDCVFYDDHFDFDFYTKRPNEHKQLFYLKDDELIEYVMDVRIPLIMTYDCEECVRESILCIKRHRNSYNNMLSLDLDGKSYTVEGYNLQELLYKMKKKLPNEYTMESDFSCMLGVYSIETNKENDFYCFRNFEEEDDESASSESFYLESSDFRSRDAFDGLKKYPITYIFNEYCLSKI; the protein is encoded by the coding sequence ATGGTCAAGGTAAAATATTCTGCTATATATACTGATAATTTTGGCTGTGAGCAGGCAGAACTATACTTTCTAAAAGGGGGACTTCAATTTAATATAAGAGATTGCGTCTTTTATGATGATCATTTTGATTTCGATTTTTATACTAAGAGACCTAATGAGCATAAACAACTTTTCTATTTAAAGGATGATGAATTAATAGAATATGTTATGGATGTAAGAATTCCATTAATAATGACATATGATTGTGAGGAATGTGTGAGAGAATCTATATTATGCATTAAGAGGCATAGAAATTCTTATAATAATATGCTTTCACTTGATCTAGATGGAAAATCTTATACTGTTGAAGGATATAATTTGCAAGAATTATTATATAAAATGAAGAAAAAACTGCCTAATGAATATACTATGGAATCTGATTTTTCGTGTATGCTGGGTGTATATTCTATTGAAACAAATAAAGAAAATGATTTTTATTGTTTTAGAAATTTCGAAGAGGAAGATGATGAAAGTGCTTCTAGCGAATCTTTTTATTTGGAATCCTCTGATTTTAGAAGTAGAGATGCTTTTGATGGACTTAAAAAGTATCCAATTACTTATATATTCAATGAATATTGTTTAAGTAAGATTTAA
- a CDS encoding aspartate ammonia-lyase gives MKTRMESDSIGTMEVPASAYYGIQSLRAKNNFPITERKLNKEFIISLAEVKKAAAITNRDANFLTSTIANAIINACDEIICGKLHEEFIVDSIQGGAGTSANMNANEVIANRAIELLGEIKGSYNVVHPNDHVNMAQSTNDVFPTAGKLTVLKMLPKTIAELQRLYNTLKLKSLEFNNIIKMGRTQLQDAVPIRLGQSFNAFASMIKRDIERLKEAEKDMLVLNIGGTAIGTAINVSPEYFHNITPNLRKICGLNLTQSNDLIDATQNLDCFVSVSGLLKTCAVNLSKMANDLRLLSSGPKTGFAEINLPSMQNGSSIMPGKVNPVILEVVSQVAFNIIGNDLTITMAAEAGQLELNAFEPVLFYKLFESIETLQNATATLVDNCIIGITANEVRCKELLDNSVGIVTALCPYIGYQNSADIAKESLKSGISVKELVLAKGILTSEELEQILDPNLMTQLNSSLTLESKEKINQAI, from the coding sequence ATGAAAACACGTATGGAATCAGACTCAATAGGAACTATGGAGGTACCAGCCAGTGCATATTACGGCATTCAATCATTAAGAGCAAAAAACAACTTTCCTATTACTGAAAGGAAATTAAATAAGGAATTTATAATTAGTCTTGCTGAAGTAAAAAAAGCTGCTGCTATTACAAATAGAGATGCAAATTTCTTAACTTCAACGATTGCCAATGCTATAATAAATGCTTGCGATGAGATTATTTGTGGAAAATTACATGAAGAATTTATAGTAGATTCAATTCAAGGAGGTGCAGGAACTTCTGCTAACATGAATGCTAATGAAGTTATAGCTAATCGTGCAATTGAACTCCTTGGAGAAATTAAAGGCAGTTATAATGTTGTACACCCAAATGATCACGTAAATATGGCCCAATCTACTAATGATGTATTTCCTACAGCCGGAAAACTTACAGTTCTAAAAATGCTTCCAAAAACTATTGCAGAGCTTCAACGTTTATATAATACTCTTAAATTAAAATCCCTAGAATTTAATAATATAATTAAAATGGGACGTACTCAACTTCAAGATGCAGTTCCAATTAGACTAGGACAATCATTCAATGCTTTTGCATCGATGATAAAACGTGATATAGAACGCTTAAAAGAGGCTGAAAAAGATATGCTTGTTCTAAATATAGGGGGCACAGCTATTGGTACAGCAATAAATGTAAGCCCTGAATATTTTCATAATATAACTCCTAATTTAAGAAAAATTTGCGGTCTTAATTTAACTCAATCAAATGATTTAATTGATGCAACTCAAAATCTTGACTGTTTTGTAAGTGTATCAGGACTTCTAAAAACATGTGCAGTCAATTTGTCTAAAATGGCAAATGATTTAAGACTTCTATCTAGCGGTCCAAAAACAGGTTTTGCTGAAATCAATCTGCCTTCAATGCAAAATGGTTCTTCTATTATGCCTGGTAAAGTTAATCCTGTTATTTTAGAAGTAGTCTCACAAGTTGCATTTAACATTATAGGTAATGATTTAACAATAACTATGGCGGCAGAAGCTGGTCAATTAGAGCTTAATGCTTTTGAACCTGTTCTATTCTACAAATTATTTGAGTCAATAGAAACGCTTCAAAATGCTACTGCAACTTTAGTTGATAATTGTATTATAGGTATTACTGCTAATGAAGTAAGATGCAAAGAACTCTTAGACAATAGTGTTGGTATTGTAACAGCACTTTGCCCATACATTGGATACCAAAATTCTGCTGACATTGCAAAAGAGTCATTAAAATCAGGAATTTCTGTAAAGGAACTTGTTCTAGCTAAAGGTATATTAACTTCTGAGGAATTAGAACAAATTCTAGATCCAAATTTAATGACACAATTGAATTCTTCACTAACACTAGAATCAAAGGAAAAAATAAATCAAGCAATATAA
- a CDS encoding Lrp/AsnC family transcriptional regulator yields the protein MDKIDFKIIELLQENARYPLKHLAEEVFLSTPAVSARIEKLEQAGVITGYSAHVDPLKLGYNIKAFINLEMTPKQKPEFYPFISNCPNVLECNCVTGKYSMLIKVAYHTTLELDAFIGELQKFGNTETQIVFSTAVEHRGIDVTSEIGDK from the coding sequence ATGGACAAGATTGATTTTAAGATTATTGAACTTCTACAAGAAAATGCTCGTTATCCACTAAAGCATTTAGCAGAGGAAGTGTTTTTATCAACTCCCGCAGTATCAGCACGTATTGAAAAATTGGAACAAGCAGGTGTTATAACAGGATATTCTGCACACGTTGATCCACTAAAGTTAGGATATAATATTAAGGCATTTATTAATTTAGAAATGACGCCTAAGCAGAAACCAGAGTTTTATCCTTTCATATCAAATTGCCCAAATGTACTTGAGTGCAATTGCGTAACAGGCAAGTATTCAATGTTAATAAAGGTTGCTTATCACACAACTTTAGAATTAGATGCCTTTATTGGAGAATTACAAAAGTTTGGAAATACGGAAACTCAAATAGTGTTTTCTACAGCTGTTGAGCATAGAGGAATAGATGTGACATCAGAAATTGGTGATAAATAG
- a CDS encoding alpha/beta-type small acid-soluble spore protein, with protein MASNNSGSNRTLVPEAKQGLNRLKTEVASEIGLQNYENIDKGNLSSRQNGSVGGEMVKRMIESYEQGL; from the coding sequence ATGGCATCAAATAATAGTGGAAGCAATAGAACATTAGTACCTGAAGCAAAGCAAGGTTTAAACAGATTAAAAACTGAGGTTGCATCAGAAATCGGATTACAAAACTATGAAAACATCGATAAAGGGAACCTATCTTCAAGGCAAAATGGTAGCGTTGGTGGAGAAATGGTAAAAAGAATGATAGAAAGCTACGAACAAGGGTTATAA
- a CDS encoding glycosyltransferase has product MKKLLFITWNITSGYGTEKSLADVLNLLDKYKYDISILPLFKTSNVHVYNSNIKILDALIDSTKEGYNEKDSLDYYYKLLVSPLLFNKLINEKYDCVIACNHSAPSYFASYLNCATKIIWIRGDMRELDYNWLDKNSNEYRQIKQEHEMQASVLKQFDSIVVISDVVEKSLSELFGITENVVKISNSVNREKIHILSNEKISIPDKMLFTSVGRLDFNKNQILLLKAAKELKLYRDDFMIYLLGDGDYKLILQKYIEDNELTENVKLIGYVENPYPYIKNSTATILTSLSEGFSLALVESVILNTPIISTDVGVARELVEKYKCGNIIHFDEKELFGILLWYLNNPYRYNRVFDINNDYDLMTEVKKTELIIDNTIQRTSNAKYVKLPYPEITIDYSEINKLKIPSDYIYVLRVIQNGVPYEYLINRKSGNDKLIVFNNGAVVGGNVNVPIFQRHSWSQMLKTSSIFCMDPTLYVNGYLQVAWGVGKNENYYLENSSLILKQIIAKMNIKLENTVIYGTSAGGYLSVIMGIYLRGSSVVVDNSQFDISNWIVKEAFETVVTLCFDDDEPFEKYNDRFNVVDAFEKNNYVPKIYILANLCSHADNSTQIVPLLKRMERMNNIDNFNNIEIILRYEPEKGHDGLNLPDITKFIYKILGEA; this is encoded by the coding sequence ATGAAAAAATTATTGTTTATAACTTGGAATATAACTTCTGGCTATGGAACAGAAAAATCTTTAGCAGATGTTTTAAATCTATTAGATAAGTATAAATATGATATAAGCATCTTGCCATTATTTAAAACCTCCAATGTTCATGTCTATAATAGTAATATTAAAATATTAGATGCGCTTATTGATTCAACAAAGGAGGGCTATAACGAAAAAGATTCCCTTGATTACTATTATAAATTACTTGTGTCTCCCTTACTTTTCAATAAACTAATTAATGAAAAATATGATTGTGTTATTGCTTGTAATCATAGTGCTCCATCTTACTTTGCCTCATATTTAAATTGTGCAACAAAAATAATTTGGATTAGAGGTGATATGCGTGAGCTTGACTATAATTGGCTAGATAAAAATTCGAATGAATATAGACAAATTAAACAAGAACACGAAATGCAGGCTTCAGTTTTAAAGCAATTTGATTCTATAGTAGTAATTTCAGATGTAGTAGAAAAATCTTTGTCCGAGCTTTTTGGTATAACCGAAAATGTTGTTAAAATTTCGAACTCTGTTAATAGAGAGAAAATCCACATCTTAAGTAACGAAAAAATTAGCATACCGGATAAAATGCTCTTTACATCTGTTGGTAGACTTGATTTCAACAAAAATCAAATTTTGCTATTAAAAGCTGCAAAAGAACTTAAGCTATATCGTGATGATTTTATGATTTATCTTTTAGGAGATGGGGATTACAAATTAATTCTTCAAAAATATATAGAAGACAATGAACTTACGGAAAATGTTAAACTAATAGGATATGTAGAAAACCCATATCCGTATATAAAAAACTCAACAGCAACAATCTTAACTTCTCTTAGCGAAGGTTTTTCTCTTGCTCTAGTTGAAAGCGTAATACTAAATACTCCTATTATTTCAACAGATGTTGGTGTAGCAAGGGAGCTGGTAGAAAAATACAAATGCGGCAATATCATTCACTTTGATGAAAAAGAATTATTTGGAATTTTACTTTGGTATTTGAACAATCCTTATAGATATAACAGAGTTTTCGATATTAACAATGATTATGATCTTATGACAGAAGTTAAAAAAACCGAATTAATAATCGATAACACTATTCAAAGGACAAGCAATGCAAAATATGTAAAACTTCCATACCCTGAAATCACAATAGATTATTCTGAAATTAATAAGTTAAAAATACCAAGCGATTATATATATGTGCTAAGAGTCATTCAGAATGGTGTACCTTATGAATATCTAATAAACAGAAAAAGTGGAAATGATAAACTTATTGTTTTTAACAATGGTGCTGTAGTCGGTGGAAATGTTAATGTCCCAATCTTCCAAAGGCATAGTTGGTCACAGATGTTGAAAACCTCCTCTATTTTCTGCATGGATCCTACACTTTATGTAAATGGATATTTACAAGTTGCTTGGGGCGTCGGAAAAAATGAAAATTATTATCTTGAAAATAGTAGTTTAATATTAAAACAAATCATTGCTAAAATGAATATTAAGCTCGAGAATACAGTTATCTACGGCACATCAGCAGGTGGTTACCTTTCAGTAATTATGGGGATATATCTTAGAGGATCATCAGTAGTTGTCGACAACTCACAATTTGACATCTCCAATTGGATTGTTAAGGAAGCATTCGAAACTGTTGTAACACTTTGCTTTGATGATGATGAACCTTTTGAAAAATATAACGATCGATTTAACGTAGTAGATGCTTTTGAAAAAAACAATTATGTTCCTAAGATATATATCCTCGCTAATTTATGCTCTCATGCAGACAATTCAACCCAGATAGTACCATTATTGAAACGTATGGAACGCATGAATAATATTGATAACTTTAATAATATTGAAATAATTTTACGCTATGAGCCAGAAAAAGGACATGATGGATTAAATCTTCCAGATATTACGAAATTCATATATAAAATTCTAGGAGAAGCTTGA
- a CDS encoding polysaccharide deacetylase family protein: MKEKKNRKRFNNSRRSNFIKLVKIVSLLVVIGIIAFIGINKGINSFANMAASQNSDKKDVIENPSEDEKKEFGEVPLINDNRGVPVICFHSINDDPSVKSPIIISKDKFRTQLQAIKDNGYTTLTMAQLNDYLFKGKAIPEKSVVLTFDDGYRDNYTNVFPILKEFNMNATIFVIQSYLDRDGYLTTDQVKELSSSGIIDIESHTISHIDLPTMSYEDQLKELKNSKEKLESLINKPIISIAYPEGKYNDDTKKAFSEVGYSMGFTTERGYADRDDNSAELNRICVDYTYKPKDILKVLKNLKK, from the coding sequence ATGAAAGAAAAAAAGAATAGAAAAAGATTTAATAATAGCAGGAGAAGTAATTTTATAAAATTAGTTAAAATAGTATCACTTTTAGTTGTGATTGGGATAATTGCTTTTATTGGGATTAATAAAGGAATAAATTCTTTTGCTAATATGGCTGCTAGTCAAAATAGTGATAAAAAAGATGTTATCGAAAACCCATCAGAGGATGAGAAAAAAGAGTTTGGGGAAGTTCCGTTAATAAATGATAATAGAGGCGTGCCGGTAATTTGTTTTCATTCTATAAATGATGATCCTTCAGTAAAAAGCCCTATTATTATTTCAAAGGATAAATTTAGAACACAACTTCAAGCTATTAAAGATAATGGATATACGACATTAACAATGGCTCAACTTAATGATTACCTTTTTAAGGGCAAGGCTATTCCAGAAAAAAGTGTTGTTCTAACATTTGATGATGGATATAGAGATAATTATACTAATGTATTTCCAATCTTAAAAGAGTTTAATATGAATGCAACAATTTTTGTTATACAAAGTTATTTAGATAGAGATGGATATCTAACTACTGACCAAGTTAAAGAGTTGAGTAGTAGTGGAATAATTGATATAGAGTCTCACACGATTTCTCATATTGATCTTCCGACTATGTCATATGAAGATCAATTAAAAGAACTAAAAAATTCTAAGGAAAAGTTAGAAAGTTTAATTAATAAGCCTATAATTTCGATTGCTTATCCAGAAGGAAAATATAATGATGATACTAAGAAAGCTTTTAGTGAAGTTGGTTATTCAATGGGATTTACCACTGAAAGAGGATATGCTGACAGAGATGATAATTCTGCAGAATTAAACAGAATATGTGTAGATTATACATATAAGCCTAAAGACATTCTAAAGGTATTAAAAAACTTGAAAAAGTAA
- a CDS encoding ACT domain-containing protein — protein sequence MKAILTVIGQDKVGIIAGVSQKMLEYSINILDVNQTIMQGFFTMIMVLDCKDMNATFEEVRAGLTAEGERLGVEVKIQREEIFKSMHSL from the coding sequence ATGAAAGCAATATTAACAGTAATTGGGCAGGACAAAGTTGGTATTATAGCAGGGGTTAGTCAGAAAATGTTAGAATATAGTATCAATATATTAGATGTTAATCAAACTATAATGCAAGGTTTTTTTACCATGATAATGGTATTAGACTGCAAAGATATGAATGCGACTTTTGAAGAAGTTCGTGCAGGACTTACAGCAGAGGGTGAAAGACTTGGGGTAGAAGTAAAGATTCAAAGAGAAGAAATATTTAAGTCAATGCATTCACTATAA
- a CDS encoding PFL family protein, which produces MNTNNILETIKMIEEEKLDVRTITMGISLLDCIDPDGDKARIKIYDKITKSAEHLVEVGRQIETEFGIPIVNKRVSITPMSIIAGATNETSYVEFARTLDRAAETLGIDFLGGFSALVQKGCTKGDKILISSIPEALAVTKKVCASVNVGCTKSGINMNAVRDMADVIKRTAELTKDQKGFGCAKLVVFANAVEDNPFMAGAFHGVGEAERIINVGVSGPGVVKRALEKVRGASFDVVAETIKQTAFKVTRMGELVANEASRRLDVPFGIVDLSLAPTPAIGDSVAEILEEIGLEQVGTHGTIAALAMLNDAVKKGGVMACSHVGGLSGAFIPVSEDAGMIDAVISGSLNLEKLEGMTCVCSVGLDMIAIPGDTPASTIAGMIADEAAIGVINNKTTAVRIIPAPGCEIGDMVEFGGLLGRAPVMKVNGKSSELFAQRGGRIPAPIHSFKN; this is translated from the coding sequence ATGAATACTAATAATATACTTGAAACGATAAAAATGATTGAGGAAGAAAAACTTGATGTTAGAACTATAACAATGGGAATATCCTTGCTTGATTGCATAGATCCAGATGGAGATAAAGCTAGAATTAAGATATATGATAAAATTACAAAATCTGCAGAGCATTTAGTAGAGGTTGGAAGGCAAATAGAAACAGAATTTGGTATTCCAATAGTAAATAAAAGAGTTTCAATAACTCCTATGTCAATAATTGCTGGAGCTACTAATGAAACTAGCTATGTTGAATTTGCAAGAACTTTAGATAGAGCAGCAGAGACTCTTGGAATAGATTTCTTAGGTGGATTTTCAGCATTAGTTCAAAAAGGTTGTACAAAAGGTGATAAGATTTTAATAAGTTCAATCCCAGAAGCTTTAGCAGTAACAAAAAAAGTTTGTGCGTCAGTTAATGTAGGATGTACAAAATCAGGAATAAACATGAACGCTGTAAGAGATATGGCAGATGTTATAAAGAGAACTGCAGAACTTACAAAAGATCAAAAAGGCTTTGGTTGCGCTAAGTTAGTTGTATTTGCAAATGCAGTAGAAGATAATCCTTTTATGGCAGGAGCTTTCCACGGAGTTGGAGAAGCTGAGAGAATCATAAATGTTGGTGTAAGCGGACCAGGAGTTGTTAAGAGAGCACTTGAGAAAGTAAGAGGAGCATCTTTTGATGTTGTTGCTGAAACAATTAAGCAAACTGCATTTAAAGTTACAAGGATGGGAGAATTAGTTGCTAACGAAGCATCTAGAAGATTAGATGTACCTTTTGGTATAGTTGACTTATCTTTAGCTCCAACACCAGCCATTGGTGACTCGGTTGCAGAAATTTTAGAAGAAATAGGACTAGAACAAGTTGGAACTCATGGTACAATTGCGGCACTTGCTATGCTTAACGATGCAGTTAAAAAAGGTGGAGTTATGGCATGTAGCCATGTTGGAGGCCTAAGTGGAGCTTTCATTCCAGTATCTGAAGATGCAGGTATGATTGATGCAGTTATAAGCGGATCATTAAATTTAGAAAAATTAGAAGGAATGACATGTGTATGCTCAGTTGGTCTTGATATGATTGCAATTCCTGGAGATACTCCAGCATCTACGATTGCAGGAATGATAGCTGATGAAGCTGCAATTGGAGTAATAAATAATAAGACTACAGCAGTTAGAATTATACCAGCACCAGGTTGTGAAATCGGTGATATGGTGGAGTTCGGTGGATTATTGGGTAGAGCACCTGTAATGAAGGTAAATGGTAAATCATCAGAATTATTTGCTCAAAGAGGTGGAAGAATTCCTGCACCTATACATTCATTTAAAAATTAA
- a CDS encoding YgiQ family radical SAM protein, with protein MTTERKFLPISKKDMRERGWEQLDFIIVTADAYIDHHSFGTAIISRVLEANGYKVGIIPQPDWDNIYDFQRFGKPKYAFLVNGGNMDPMVNHYTVSKRLREKDFYSPGGQMGLRPDRATIVYCNKIREAYKDIDIVIGGIEASLRRFAHYDYWSDKVRKSILIDSTADLLIYGMGEKQIVAVAESLKNKVRAKDITYIRGTCYATESLEDVQDYIEIPSYKEVSTNKYKYAEASKVEYEEQDSVRGNIIVQKHGSKYVVQNIPEAPLNREELDEVYGLPYMRDYHPVYEGKGGIAAIEEVKFSTVSSRGCFGDCKFCAITFHQGRVVQSRSKESILQEVEDITKLPDFKGYIHDVGGPTANFRKPACSKQLAFGACKNKECLSPDVCRNMDVDHTEYLDLLRSIRKVPKVKKAFVRSGLRYDYIMADKDDTFFKELVEHHVSGKLKVAPEHISKDVLKYMGKPAGETYDKFVNKFEKITKKLGKKQYIIPYLMSSHPGSTLECAIELAEYLRDINYQPEQVQDFYPTPGTLATTMYYTGLDPMTMKEVYVPKTKHEKAMQRALLQYKNPKYYTLVYEALTQAGRTDLIGNGPKCLIKDKNKSVKGYNSNVSRGNESQGINRKKTSDRLKDNRISDRREKGKKTKEKNLSNGKKRTAKKR; from the coding sequence ATGACAACTGAAAGAAAGTTTTTGCCCATAAGCAAAAAAGATATGAGAGAAAGAGGTTGGGAGCAATTAGATTTCATAATTGTTACAGCTGATGCATACATTGATCATCATAGTTTTGGTACTGCAATTATTTCGAGAGTACTTGAAGCAAATGGATATAAAGTTGGGATAATACCACAACCAGATTGGGATAATATTTATGATTTTCAGAGATTTGGGAAGCCTAAATATGCTTTCCTAGTTAATGGTGGAAACATGGATCCTATGGTCAATCATTATACTGTAAGTAAAAGATTAAGAGAAAAAGATTTTTATTCTCCAGGTGGACAAATGGGACTTAGGCCTGATAGAGCAACAATTGTTTATTGCAATAAGATAAGAGAAGCTTATAAAGATATAGATATTGTAATAGGAGGAATAGAAGCAAGTCTTAGAAGATTTGCTCATTACGATTATTGGAGTGATAAAGTAAGAAAATCAATATTAATTGATAGTACAGCTGACTTGTTAATTTATGGTATGGGTGAAAAACAAATAGTGGCCGTTGCAGAAAGTTTAAAGAATAAAGTTCGAGCAAAGGATATAACTTATATTAGAGGCACTTGCTATGCTACAGAAAGTTTAGAAGATGTGCAGGATTATATTGAAATTCCTTCGTATAAGGAAGTATCTACAAATAAATATAAATATGCGGAAGCAAGCAAAGTAGAATATGAAGAACAGGATTCTGTTCGAGGTAATATTATCGTACAAAAGCATGGAAGTAAATATGTGGTACAAAATATTCCAGAAGCCCCTTTGAATAGAGAGGAATTAGATGAAGTATATGGACTTCCGTATATGAGAGATTACCATCCTGTTTATGAGGGGAAAGGCGGAATAGCTGCAATTGAAGAAGTTAAATTTAGTACAGTAAGCTCAAGGGGCTGTTTTGGAGATTGTAAATTTTGTGCTATAACTTTTCATCAAGGAAGAGTTGTTCAAAGTAGAAGTAAAGAATCAATATTACAAGAAGTTGAAGATATTACAAAACTTCCGGATTTTAAGGGATATATTCATGATGTAGGAGGACCGACTGCAAACTTTAGAAAACCAGCTTGTTCTAAGCAGTTAGCTTTTGGAGCATGTAAAAATAAAGAGTGTTTATCTCCAGATGTTTGTAGAAATATGGATGTAGATCATACTGAATACCTTGATTTGTTAAGATCTATAAGGAAAGTGCCAAAGGTCAAAAAGGCATTCGTGCGCTCAGGTCTTAGGTATGATTATATTATGGCTGATAAAGATGATACGTTTTTTAAAGAATTAGTAGAACATCATGTAAGTGGAAAATTAAAAGTTGCACCTGAACATATTTCAAAAGATGTACTAAAATATATGGGTAAACCGGCTGGTGAAACTTATGATAAATTTGTAAATAAGTTTGAAAAAATAACAAAGAAACTTGGAAAAAAACAATATATAATTCCATATTTAATGTCATCTCATCCGGGAAGCACTTTAGAATGTGCAATTGAGCTTGCTGAGTATCTAAGAGATATTAACTATCAACCAGAGCAGGTACAAGATTTTTATCCAACACCAGGTACATTGGCTACAACAATGTATTATACCGGATTAGACCCAATGACAATGAAAGAAGTTTATGTACCAAAGACTAAGCATGAAAAAGCTATGCAAAGGGCTCTGCTTCAATATAAGAATCCAAAGTATTATACACTAGTATATGAAGCATTAACTCAAGCTGGTAGAACTGATTTGATAGGAAATGGTCCGAAATGTCTTATAAAAGACAAGAATAAAAGTGTGAAAGGTTATAATTCCAACGTTTCTAGAGGTAATGAAAGCCAAGGAATTAATAGGAAAAAGACTTCAGACAGATTGAAGGATAATAGAATTTCTGATAGAAGAGAAAAAGGTAAGAAAACAAAAGAGAAAAACTTGTCAAATGGCAAAAAAAGAACCGCCAAGAAAAGATAA